The Xiphophorus hellerii strain 12219 chromosome 5, Xiphophorus_hellerii-4.1, whole genome shotgun sequence genome window below encodes:
- the alkbh5 gene encoding RNA demethylase ALKBH5 codes for MAASGFSDLREKLKSMTPHRDDYGNKYQASNGSGKGRKRKYRESDDDEYEHSDDSSDLREQEARRVRSSVVQLSIFTPEECARIEERIDEVVAKAESGQYREHTVDRAPLRNKYFFGEGYTYGAQLERRGPGQERLYRKGEVDEIPSWVHELVIKRLVSNGVIPEGFVNSAVINDYQPGGCIVSHVDPLHIFARPIVSVSFFSDSALCFGCRFQFKPIRVSEPVFVLPVRRGSVTVLSGYAADDITHCIRPQDIKERRAVIILRKTKPDAPRLDSDSPLSSSPALRPAPLKAKRSHRKADPDAAHRPRVLEMDKEENRHPSLSRHRHHSASSENYRRRAEDLDKHQESSGRKVKMRRN; via the exons ATGGCAGCCAGCGGATTCTCTGACCTAAGAGAGAAGCTAAAGTCCATGACTCCGCACCGGGACGACTACGGGAACAAATACCAAGCGAGCAACGGCAGCGGGAAGGGTCGAAAACGGAAGTATCGAGAGTCGGACGACGATGAATACGAGCACAGCGACGATAGTTCTGACCTCCGGGAGCAAGAAGCCCGCAGGGTCAGGAGCAGTGTCGTACAGCTGAGCATCTTCACCCCGGAGGAGTGCGCCCGCATCGAGGAGAGGATCGATGAAGTAGTGGCCAAAGCAGAGTCTGGACAGTATCGGGAGCACACGGTGGATAGAGCGCCCCTCCGGAACAAGTACTTCTTTGGCGAGGGGTACACGTACGGAGCCCAGCTGGAGAGGCGCGGACCGGGTCAAGAGCGGCTGTACCGCAAAGGAGAGGTAGACGAAATCCCGAGCTGGGTTCATGAGCTGGTGATCAAGCGGCTGGTGTCCAACGGGGTGATCCCCGAGGGTTTCGTCAACAGTGCGGTCATCAATGATTATCAGCCAGGTGGATGCATCGTGTCCCACGTGGATCCCCTGCACATCTTTGCACGGCCCATTGTCTCTGTGTCCTTCTTCAGTGACAGCGCGCTGTGCTTTGGCTGTCGCTTCCAATTCAAACCCATCCGGGTGTCGGAGCCGGTGTTTGTCCTGCCTGTGAGGAGAGGGAGCGTCACAGTACTGAG TGGCTATGctgctgatgacatcactcaTTGCATCAGGCCTCAGGACATCAAGGAGAGACGTGCAGTAATCATCCTCAGAAA AACTAAACCTGATGCACCTCGTCTGGACTCAGACAGCCCTTTAAGTTCGTCTCCTGCCCTGAGACCTGCTCCTCTAAAAGCCAAACGCTCTCATCGAAAAGCAGATCCAGATGCGGCTCACAG GCCAAGGGTTCTGGAGATGGATAAAGAGGAGAATAGACATCCTTCGCTGTCCCGCCACCGTCACCATAGCGCCAGCTCAGAGAACTACCGGAGACGTGCAGAAGACCTCGACAAACACCAGGAGAGCTCAGGGCGCAAAGTCAAAATGAGACGCAACTGA
- the mief2 gene encoding mitochondrial dynamics protein MID49 isoform X2 encodes MQLIERAGRAAENEKVEQKMAESWEELSLVSASPTLLRKGIEGVVMKHVSKATKRQTADLCQNLELSSSEVQPKHEAKSKKSQLSVLTLQERLQQYYSSRVVLAPHEVEKAQSLALDICTEIQGFLHSRHPDMPLGEMNLGGSLLDDLQVVSADHACLLVPLQLEPSLWRLIPGEETLLTHPLHWMVRRINLEYFPRGHSYWDRYLVGGYLSAETVVNMFSKAVMETANWPSISSTLDCQVRPVLGGPELRLEIRPESEAESSNQPLFISMLPVLREGDVVLTAQPQLTSPWVNAWHLSLYPWETRHLAQLDAGDAGCRRLMLKILKAVCKLSPPLRHLQAAPLTNLILHLSDSESDWSKNSLDVRFQQCITELIGHLEQEALHSYFKPAVNLLNGLSEDQVDQMGFMLYCAVSDPDILLI; translated from the exons Atgcag CTGATCGAGCGTGCAGGCCGtgcagcagaaaatgagaaggTGGAGCAGAAGATGGCAGAGAGCTGGGAAGAGCTGAGTTTAGTCTCTGCTTCTCCAACATTGCTCAGGAAGGGAATAGAGGGCGTTGTAATGAAGCACGTCTCTAAGGCAACTAAACGACAGACAG CTGATCTCTGCCAAAACCTTGAATTGTCCTCTTCTGAAGTTCAGCCTAAACATGAAGCAAAGTCTAAGAAGTCCCAGCTTTCTGTGCTCACACTGCAG GAGCGTCTGCAGCAGTACTACTCCAGCAGGGTGGTGCTGGCTCCACATGAGGTGGAGAAGGCTCAGTCTCTGGCTCTGGATATCTGCACTGAGATCCAGGGCTTTCTCCACAGCCGTCATCCGGACATGCCTCTGGGAGAAATGAACCTCGGAGGTTCTCTCCTGGATGATTTACAG gTGGTCAGTGCAGACCATGCATGTCTGCTAGTGCCTCTGCAGCTGGAGCCTTCATTATGGCGCCTCATTCCTGGGGAGGAGACGCTCCTAACACATCCTTTGCACTGGATGGTCCGACGGATCAACCTGGAATATTTCCCTAGAGGACACAGTTACTGGGACAG GTACTTGGTGGGAGGTTACCTGTCAGCAGAGACTGTGGTGAACATGTTCAGTAAGGCTGTCATGGAAACTGCAAACTGGCCATCAATCAGCAGCACTTTGGACTGTCAGGTCAGACCGGTCCTGGGAGGGCCTGAGCTGAGGCTGGAGatccg GCCTGAAAGCGAAGCAGAGAGCAGCAACCAACCGCTCTTCATCTCCATGTTGCCCGTCCTCCGGGAGGGCGATGTAGTCCTGACTGCCCAGCCTCAGCTCACCTCCCCCTGGGTAAACGCCTGGCACCTCTCCCTCTATCCTTGGGAGACTCGGCACCTGGCCCAGCTGGACGCCGGCGACGCCGGCTGCCGCAGACTGATGCTTAAAATCCTGAAGGCCGTGTGCAAACTGAGCCCACCtctgcgacacctccaggccgCCCCGCTAACCAACCTGATCCTGCACCTCAGCGACAGCGAGAGCGACTGGTCTAAGAACAGTCTTGATGTCAGATTCCAGCAGTGTATCACTGAGCTTATTGGTCATCTAGAGCAGGAGGCGTTACACAGTTACTTCAAACCGGCCGTCAATCTGCTCAATGGTCTGTCTGAGGATCAAGTGGACCAGATGGGCTTTATGCTCTACTGTGCAGTGTCAGATCCTGACATATTGCTCATTTGA
- the mief2 gene encoding mitochondrial dynamics protein MID49 isoform X1, whose protein sequence is MNFQGSRRRGEDGVATVIDFLLSNARLVLGVGGAALLGIATLAVKRLIERAGRAAENEKVEQKMAESWEELSLVSASPTLLRKGIEGVVMKHVSKATKRQTADLCQNLELSSSEVQPKHEAKSKKSQLSVLTLQERLQQYYSSRVVLAPHEVEKAQSLALDICTEIQGFLHSRHPDMPLGEMNLGGSLLDDLQVVSADHACLLVPLQLEPSLWRLIPGEETLLTHPLHWMVRRINLEYFPRGHSYWDRYLVGGYLSAETVVNMFSKAVMETANWPSISSTLDCQVRPVLGGPELRLEIRPESEAESSNQPLFISMLPVLREGDVVLTAQPQLTSPWVNAWHLSLYPWETRHLAQLDAGDAGCRRLMLKILKAVCKLSPPLRHLQAAPLTNLILHLSDSESDWSKNSLDVRFQQCITELIGHLEQEALHSYFKPAVNLLNGLSEDQVDQMGFMLYCAVSDPDILLI, encoded by the exons ATGAACTTCCAGGGCAGTCGAAGGAGAGGAGAAGATGGCGTTGCCACGGTGATTGACTTCCTGCTGTCCAACGCTCGGCTGGTTCTGGGAGTCGGAGGAGCTGCTCTGTTGGGCATTGCTACGTTGGCAGTTAAAAGA CTGATCGAGCGTGCAGGCCGtgcagcagaaaatgagaaggTGGAGCAGAAGATGGCAGAGAGCTGGGAAGAGCTGAGTTTAGTCTCTGCTTCTCCAACATTGCTCAGGAAGGGAATAGAGGGCGTTGTAATGAAGCACGTCTCTAAGGCAACTAAACGACAGACAG CTGATCTCTGCCAAAACCTTGAATTGTCCTCTTCTGAAGTTCAGCCTAAACATGAAGCAAAGTCTAAGAAGTCCCAGCTTTCTGTGCTCACACTGCAG GAGCGTCTGCAGCAGTACTACTCCAGCAGGGTGGTGCTGGCTCCACATGAGGTGGAGAAGGCTCAGTCTCTGGCTCTGGATATCTGCACTGAGATCCAGGGCTTTCTCCACAGCCGTCATCCGGACATGCCTCTGGGAGAAATGAACCTCGGAGGTTCTCTCCTGGATGATTTACAG gTGGTCAGTGCAGACCATGCATGTCTGCTAGTGCCTCTGCAGCTGGAGCCTTCATTATGGCGCCTCATTCCTGGGGAGGAGACGCTCCTAACACATCCTTTGCACTGGATGGTCCGACGGATCAACCTGGAATATTTCCCTAGAGGACACAGTTACTGGGACAG GTACTTGGTGGGAGGTTACCTGTCAGCAGAGACTGTGGTGAACATGTTCAGTAAGGCTGTCATGGAAACTGCAAACTGGCCATCAATCAGCAGCACTTTGGACTGTCAGGTCAGACCGGTCCTGGGAGGGCCTGAGCTGAGGCTGGAGatccg GCCTGAAAGCGAAGCAGAGAGCAGCAACCAACCGCTCTTCATCTCCATGTTGCCCGTCCTCCGGGAGGGCGATGTAGTCCTGACTGCCCAGCCTCAGCTCACCTCCCCCTGGGTAAACGCCTGGCACCTCTCCCTCTATCCTTGGGAGACTCGGCACCTGGCCCAGCTGGACGCCGGCGACGCCGGCTGCCGCAGACTGATGCTTAAAATCCTGAAGGCCGTGTGCAAACTGAGCCCACCtctgcgacacctccaggccgCCCCGCTAACCAACCTGATCCTGCACCTCAGCGACAGCGAGAGCGACTGGTCTAAGAACAGTCTTGATGTCAGATTCCAGCAGTGTATCACTGAGCTTATTGGTCATCTAGAGCAGGAGGCGTTACACAGTTACTTCAAACCGGCCGTCAATCTGCTCAATGGTCTGTCTGAGGATCAAGTGGACCAGATGGGCTTTATGCTCTACTGTGCAGTGTCAGATCCTGACATATTGCTCATTTGA
- the LOC116719756 gene encoding uncharacterized protein LOC116719756, producing MMGTSGKSEEIIILSDDEDDKDTSCLIVEVEAVKKTGGVLPVSPQDEDLVVTFSRRPDVLPHARYDCPIHPFMPTDCERTAPMANNQLICDQCFCYVCDKLASLCGMWCCSGACHCNSHNKSDFWKSVRNTALLGELQRFNLTLSEVDHHLRNADMMLQSFRDELSALFSSITLNQAKLPDYKMDQQNLSSRYRPVLECVTLFLNKAEKKNSRAAAIMHLGAAEEFMRHFQVLGFMGSSSTATISETIIILLHRVISSVQRRIVMGDITPLFMQKLQTFYQNRICFPADMRPLKDSLTIRHWQDVLLVSVLKGQNVLGFRKDKGKKDVLLETISVVLLRTELLQLQSRYRELCRYLRVVLTDNTTLYRHLQDLIPFFKCKLGEFGSALESLFPPASPPASRFTPAIFLLYLRIFETATAPRLTVSQPEHLCFAGASWEPINDAVPLKRSELVKFALKAQRCSSSVYSDSRCWTSLLKVVCSPHGSPTALPVPSQQFLYESRDAIIDQLNQQGYNIQISRCFLRTYPDQALLLLVTGALGVRILQGSFSPALPVLHAYKDNLWAFQWLCDGMTSSKDRLKSFLKEIAQESSNTPGNQLIVDIKPFQVKFPSEVQL from the exons ATGATGGGGACCTCAGGAAAAAGTGAGGAAATAATCATCCTCAGTGATGACGAAGATGATAAAGACACTTCCTGCCTCATTGTGGAAGTGGAAGCTGTGAAGAAGACCG GTGGTGTTTTACCTGTAAGCCCACAGGATGAAGACCTGGTGGTCACCTTCTCCCGTCGGCCTGACGTGCTTCCTCACGCCCGTTACGACTGCCCCATACACCCTTTTAT GCCGACAGATTGTGAGAGGACTGCTCCGATGGCCAATAATCAACTTATTTGTGATCAGTGCTTCTGCTACGTCTGCGACAAGCTTGCGTCACTG TGTGGAATGTGGTGCTGCAGTGGAGCGTGTCACTGCAACAGCCACAACAAAAGTGACTTTTGGAAAAGCGTTAGGAACACGGCTCTGCTGGGGGAACTGCAGAGGTTCAACCTCACCCTGTCAGAAGTCGACCATCATCTTCGTAATGCAG ACATGATGTTGCAAAGCTTCAGAGACGAACTGTCGGCTCTGTTTTCCTCCATTACGTTGAATCAGGCGAAGCTGCCAGATTACAAAATGGACCAGCAGAATCTGAGCTCCAG GTATAGACCTGTGCTTGAGTGTGTGACCCTGTTCCTGAATAAAGCCGAGAAAAAGAACAGTCGGGCTGCAGCCATCATGCATCTTGGAGCTGCTGAAGAGTTTATGAGACATTTTCAAGTGTTGGG GTTCATGGGTTCATCTTCAACTGCTACAATCTCTGAAActataataatattattgcacag AGTAATATCATCAGTACAGAGACGTATAGTAATGGGTGACATTACGCCATTGTTTATGCAAAAACTGCAAACGTTTTACCAGAACAGGATATGTTTCCCAGCTGACATGAGGCCGCTAAAAGACAG TCTGACCATCCGACACTGGCAGGACGTCCTGCTGGTGTCGGTGCTGAAGGGGCAGAATGTGTTGGGCTTCCGGAAGGACAAGGGCAAGAAGGACGTCCTGCTCGAAACCAtttctgtggttctgctgagaACTGAACTGCTCCAGCTTCAGTCCAG GTACAGAGAGTTGTGTCGATACCTGCGAGTCGTCCTGACCGATAACACCACACT GTATCGGCACCTCCAAGACCTCATTCCTTTCTTCAAGTGTAAGTTGGGAGAGTTTGGGTCTGCATTGGAAAGCCTCTTTCCCCCGGCCAGCCCCCCCGCCTCCCGCTTCACTCCGGCCATTTTCCTCCTCTACCTCCGGATATTTGAGACGGCGACGGCACCGAGGCTGACGGTCAGTCAGCCGGAGCATCTCTGCTTCGCTGGGGCATCCTGGGAACCGATTAACG ATGCTGTGCCACTGAAGAGGTCTGAGCTGGTGAAGTTTGCTCTCAAAGCCCAGAGATGCTCCTCGTCGGTCTACTCAGAT TCTCGGTGTTGGACCAGTTTACTGAAAGTGGTCTGCTCGCCTCATGGCTCTCCGACTGCCCTGCCCGTACCCAGCCAACAGTTTCTATAC GAGTCGCGGGATGCCATTATAGACCAGCTCAATCAGCAGGGTTACAACATACAGATTTCCCGCTGCTTTCTCAGG ACATACCCAGATCAGGCCTTGTTGCTGTTGGTAACAGGAGCCTTGGGTGTCAGAATCCTTCAGGGTTCTTTTAGTCCAGCTCTGCCTGTTCTCCATGCTTATAAG GACAACTTGTGGGCCTTTCAGTGGCTGTGTGATGGCATGACTTCCAGTAAAGACCGTCTCAAGTCCTTCCTGAAGGAGATCGCACAGGAGTCGTCAAACACACCAG GAAATCAGCTGATTGTTGATATCAAGCCCTTCCAAGTAAAGTTTCCTTCAGAGGTTCAGCTCTGA